From the genome of Equus przewalskii isolate Varuska chromosome 23, EquPr2, whole genome shotgun sequence:
ggaggagagggtgacCCTGCTCTGGCCCCACAGGGTCCCCTGTAGAGTGGACTGGAATGCCGCCAAGCGGGGACACCATGTGCCAGCACACAAGCCGCGCCCTCAGCCTCCCCACCTGTGGCCTGGGCCTGGAAGCCAGGCTTGGTCTCTccaggggaggagcagggcacTGGGGCCGGGCCCAAGGCTGAGTCCCCGACCCCCAGCGACGCAGGCAGGCACCTGTTTGAGGGCCGGGCCGGCTCCCAGGGCTCTCCGGGCTTGCGGCCTGGCTCGGGGTCGCCCACTCAGGGCGCGCGGTGCTTCTCTGGGGCGCCGTCGGGCTCCCTGGGCCGGAAGGCCCCCAGGGTCTTCCTTCTGTCCCCAGAACGCTTCCCTGAGTCCCGGAGCCGCGGCACCAGCTGGGCGTGGCCGAGCCCGGGGGCGCCGCCTGCCCGGGGGTACTGGAGGCGCCGCCGGTGGAGCCGGGGGAGGGGCCCGCGGGGTGGCCTCCCGCGAAGAAACGGGCCGGCCCTCGGTGACGAGGTGCTCCGGGGACGCAGGGACAGCAGCAGGGCTCGAAGCGGAGGCCAGAGCGGTCCCGCTCACGTCTTGGGGGCCCGAGACCCTCCCCGGGGGCGCGGGGCCGGAGGTCGCGCTCGGGCCGATCCCCGGCGGGCCCTGCGGCCCTTCCCCGGGGCCCGCGGACGCGGAGGCGCGGGGGGCGCGCGTGCCGGGGCCGGAGCCGGTCCCTGCGCAGGAGAGAGGGCCTGCGTGGGCGCCGATGGCCGCGAGCGAGGGCcgcccggggcggggcggggcagaggGCCGCTGCCCGGGGCCTGCGGCGGCCCCGACGCCCACTGCGGACAGAGGTGCGCAGGGCGGGTGCGGCTGAGGCCGGCGGGCCTGGGGCAGCCGGGCGGGCGCCGGTTCGACCGTACATGGGAAGCGGAGGACAGGCTCTTACCCAGCTTGTGAGCCGAATGCGACCCCAGACTCCAGCCCGGGTGCCGTGGCCTTCAGGTGAGGACCAGGGGTCCCTAGCAGTTCTCCGGGGGCCCCTGCAGGATCCGGGCCTGCCTGCGCAGCGCTGAGCACCTCTGACCCCCCTGCGGCCCTACCTGCACCCCCTTCCCgaccccacctccactccccttTGCCAGCTACCTCCTCCTCGTGATTccaagtcacctcctccaggaaatcCTCCTGGAATTACCGGAGCCGGGGCAGTCCCCTTCTCCATGTCCCCTCCGAGCCTGTGACTACACAGGCAGCATCGCCTTTCAGGAGCCCTCTTCCTAGCTGGCTGTCATCTCTTCAGAACCGGCCCTGCCTTTTCTTTGTGTCCCCAGAATTAATGAAGCTCTCTGCGACCATGAGCAAGCCCCCtaacttctctgtgtcctcaaaaAAGGCAATAATCCCTTTGTCTGCTGTCAGAACCTGTAAAGAAGCCAGGAGAACTGTGATTTTGCCCTCAATTATCCCAGTTAGCTTCAGAACTCTTGGGAAGCAAAATGAGGTAATAGCTGTGAAGATGttcaggaatttaaaaatgctgaAGGAACGCCATCACTGTCATTCCCAGCCATGTGCCCATACAGCTTCCCAACACCTCATCCGtcatcttccctcctcccagagaAGCCCAGACGGCACGTCCACTGCGCTTCCCTCTCTGGGCGCCGAACCTCAAAGGCTTCTCTGATGATTTTTCCTCTGGAGCTCTGCTCAGCATCTTCCCCTCTGTCTCCCGGGCCAGGCCCTCATCACCTCACCTGAGAGATTGCACGGCCTCTCTTGACTGTCCTGGCCCTGGAGCTGCAAGTTCAGTGGCCCAGTTCAAGGAGGAAGGTTGATGGTGACCGAGTCCTCCTTGTCCCAACCCCAGCTGGCTCAGCAGGGTGGGTGGCGCAGGGAAATCCCTCCCTGCACAAGGGGCCCGTGGTTGCCACCCAGTTGGCTCACCTCTTTTctggcccctccctggccctTCTGGGAGGACCCATGGGGCCCACCTGTGCCACGGCACGCAGGCCGCCCTCTCCATTCCCCATGCCCTGGAGACCTCAGAATCCAGCCAAGAACAGGGTCAAAACACCCATACAGAGCAGACAATAGGGGCGTGTACTTGGACTGGGCGTTGTCCCTGCTGTCACGTCTGAAGAGGGAGCATAGAAGAGCTGAGGGAGCGCTGCCGACTCCCGGTGTCCAGTGGAGGCGTCTGCGGGAAAACAAGGAGCGTGAGTGTGAGGACAGGGCTGATGCAGGACACACAGCAACCCATCACACCCAGCCGGCCTGTGAGAAGTCCCACCGGGCATTCAGGGACCAGCCTTGTCACAGTAACCAAAGTGAGGAGGGCTCGTATAGTGTACATTTGCCACGTGCCACTCACGGGATAGGTGCTCTCACAGtctttaatcctcaccacagctcTTCAAGGGAGGGACCATCctccctattttacagacaaggtcATGACTCTCATCAAATCCCACAAAAAGAAATAGCCAAGagcaggcaaatccacagagacaggaagtagattagtggttgccagggctgagactgggggagaatggggagtgactgctaatgggtgacGAGTGTCTTTTGGGGGTGATCGAAATGTCCTAAAAAAAGATGGTAGTGATGATTggacaaccctgtgaatatactaaaac
Proteins encoded in this window:
- the CLEC20A gene encoding putative C-type lectin domain family 20 member A isoform X1, with the translated sequence MPASAGGGEPVLRSMLAWALLLSLRAAAAAMGNRIFTGPALRLTTSPKPAVIQIGGQTFTRFDRGMTWLAALQYCRSHQTDLADLQTVIDEADREALKSITSDTEAWIGLYFNAASRSLSWSSDLGASIPHWLQVPEFWPGLCAGLRIFARYAPRVSSDVCSALKPFICFYNASTGHRESAALPQLFYAPSSDVTAGTTPSPRTGSGPGTRAPRASASAGPGEGPQGPPGIGPSATSGPAPPGRVSGPQDVSGTALASASSPAAVPASPEHLVTEGRPVSSREATPRAPPPAPPAAPPVPPGRRRPRARPRPAGAAAPGLREAFWGQKEDPGGLPAQGARRRPREAPRALSGRPRARPQARRALGAGPALKQRMALI
- the CLEC20A gene encoding putative C-type lectin domain family 20 member A isoform X2, which codes for MGNRIFTGPALRLTTSPKPAVIQIGGQTFTRFDRGMTWLAALQYCRSHQTDLADLQTVIDEADREALKSITSDTEAWIGLYFNAASRSLSWSSDLGASIPHWLQVPEFWPGLCAGLRIFARYAPRVSSDVCSALKPFICFYNASTGHRESAALPQLFYAPSSDVTAGTTPSPRTGSGPGTRAPRASASAGPGEGPQGPPGIGPSATSGPAPPGRVSGPQDVSGTALASASSPAAVPASPEHLVTEGRPVSSREATPRAPPPAPPAAPPVPPGRRRPRARPRPAGAAAPGLREAFWGQKEDPGGLPAQGARRRPREAPRALSGRPRARPQARRALGAGPALKQRMALI